AGCTTACATTTGTTCTTTCTTGTTCCTAATACTATTATTTAGAATACCATGCTTTTCCTTGTGATTCTCTTTCCTCTCCTCTGAGTTCTCTGTCTGTTGGTGCTGGGAGAGGTAGATAAGGTTTCTCATCACTTGAACCTACTAATTTGATCTATCATAGCCTCCTGATCTACTCCTAGTTTCATCGCCAACTTGCAATACAGAACAATAGCTCATGATGTATGAGCTTGGTAAGTTAAATAGTTGAGTGATGACATTAATTTCTCCTTCTCCTCAAGTAGCCATGGAGAACTAGATACTGATTGCAGGACGTGCTTCTCGATGATTGGCAGGTTATTGGAGATGAAGCACAAGATAAGCATACATGGAGAACTGAGCAATAGCCACGGAAATACCAAAGGGTGGCAACTTCGCACCGATAAAACTGGTGCACCCGAGGTTCAGTATGAACCTACATGATTGCAAGCACGCCATTGACAAAAATAATATTCCAACTTGTGACTATCCCTGTTCATCAATAGGACAATTTGTAGATTAACATTACCTAGGTTAATTCATTTGAGTCATTCTCACCATGTATCTGTAGCATTATCAACTCAGTTACATCTTTATCTTTATTCTATCTTAATATGTTAACTTTTAAgtcatataatcaatttcgtcagtaGTATATTTTCTTCAATTTTCTTAGCTCTTGTCCTCAATCTCCTTTTTTTCTTAGTTATTCAGTCCAACTATTTATTTTTTCAGCATTCTTTAGTTCTCTTAGATTTTAGTTTTCATTTCTTATTCTTGCTTCTATTTAATTCTTTTAGCCCTCTAAATATTTTTCCGTCCTTCATTGTTTGGCCTTCTCAGTCTTCGTTCATCATTTTTCTTTGTTTTTCGTTGACATTCCCTCAACATTTCTTTTCTCAATCATATTTTTTCCCTCAGGCCTTTTATTCTTCTGATTAAATCATTATTCCCAATCATCTTTTTTTTCTCAGTCTTCATTTCCTCATTTATCTCATTTTTTTGGTATACTTAGCCATCTCAATCTTCTGCTTATTTCAGACTTCTTAGTTTCTACTTATATCAATTTCCTAAATTTCTCATTCTTTTCTTCTCTcggttttattttctatttccttCATTATATTTTCTCAGTCAtcattttctcattttcatgttttttcttTATATTAAATTTCTCACTTTCTAAGTATTTTCTTCTCTCGGTTGTTCATTTTATATATTCCTCCTTTATTCTCATTTTCttagtttttatttttctgattattCTAGTTTTCACTTTTCTGTTCCTAGTCATCTTATTTTATCATTCTTTGTTTTCTATCTGTTATTATTATTTCTTCAGTCTTGCCATTTTTCATTTGATTTCTCTTCAGTGTTCAGTTATTATCCCACGTTGCTTTTCTCACTTTTTCACTTTTTCATTATTATTTATTATGCTTAGTTCATCATGTTTCATCACTTTTCATCGGGTTTTCTCACTAAATGTTTTCTCATTTATATATTTTAATTTTGTATCTTATTTTCAGTGCAATTCCATTTGATCCATGGGCGGATCCAGCTTGTTGgcaaggggggcagctgcccccccccccccctcctcagTTGGTAATTCTCCTTGTAATAGTACTCCTAAAGAGTGATTTGCCCCCACTTAAAAAGAAAATTTACACCTATAAGCATATTTTTGCCCCCTCTCAATTTTGATCCTGGGCCCGCCACTGATTTGATCTTTTTGTGTAGGTAGACATAAACCATCATGATGTATAGTTAAAAGCTAGGTGTTGCTTTTCGTGCTAAAAGCCATAAGACTATTAGTGCACAAAGAAAGATCATGTGGAAATAAAGGGGATGACGCTAGTTCAAGGCAGAGGGAGAGATCCTCATTCGGTTGTTTGATTTGCAAGTTGTGGCGTGCAAGCGTCATAGGATTCAACGTGAAATTGGGCCAATGAAATCCCAAACATATAGTCCATCGGGCCATGAAAAAGATATCGAATATTTGTGTCTAGATACACCCGAATTTAAATAAATTTGTGACATCTTTTTTGAATAAATGTTGTAAATATTAAGAAAGTGTAACAAATCTTTTAACGACAACGATCCATCGCATGCCAAGTAATTGGATATGACCAAGGTGAAGTTGTGTGCCAAATACTTCAGGAGAACAGCACATGAGAGATGGCACGATTAAGTTGCTGCCTGCCTCGGCTCCACCTATCCGACCAAAAGATGAAGTCGGCACTGACGTCATCGACTCATCGTGCTGGCCAATTCCCATCTCTATCAGCCACAGAACATATTGCGCGGGAGACAGCAGGGTCGAGGTTCGGTTCAATGAACCACGCGACCACCCGGTCACCATCTCGTCTCTCCTGCCTACGCTTTCCACCTAGCTAGTACTACCTCGCCGCAGGCGCGCACGTGCTCTCTCAGATCCAACGTCATCTGTTGACGCAGGAAAAGCCGATCGACGGCTACAAGGGTCGGTAGCCGCGCGACCACCCATCGCGACGCCTTCTCGACTCTCATAGCCGCCGACCCCAGCTACCTTTTGACTCttctttctcacgaagcttctccGCCTCCGGCGTCCGGTCCTCCCTATTTATCTCCCCGCACACACCATTTTCCACTTCAACACTCGCCAACACACAGCTCACCAGCAGACGCCCGGAGAAAGAATCCCATCGACAGAGAAGCAGAAATTAGCTTAGCTAGCAATGGTGATGGCGGCGGCAGCGCGGCGGGACGCGGAGGCAGAGCTGAACCTGCCGCCGGGGTTCCGGTTCCACCCGACGGACGAGGAGCTGGTGGCGCACTACCTCTGCGCGCGCGCCGCCGGCCGCGCCGCGCCGGTGTCCATCATCGCCGAGCTCGACCTCTACCGGTTCAGCCCGTGGGAGCTCCCGGAGAGGGCGCTCTTCGGCGCCCGGGAGTGGTACTTCTTCACGCCGCGGGACCGCAAGTACCCCAACGGCTCCAGGCCCAACAGGGCCGCTGGGGCCGGCTACTGGAAGGCCACCGGCGCCGACAAGCCCGTCGTGCATGCCGGGAGGACCGTCGGGATCAAGAAGGCGCTCGTCTTCTACCACGGCAAGCCGCCGCGAGGGGTCAAGACGGACTGGATCATGCACGAGTACCGCCTCGCCGACGCATCCTCCTCCGccgctgccaagaagaagaagagcaatgACGGCACGCTCAGGCTCGACGACTGGGTGCTCTGCCGCCTCTACAACAAGAAGAACGAGTGGGAGAAGATGCAGCAGGACAAGGCGGCCATGGCTGCGGAGGCGTCACAATCAGCCTCGTGCGGGGAGACGCGGACGCCTGAGTCGGAGATCGACAACGACCCCTTCCCGGAGCTGGAGGACTCGCTGCCGGCATTACAGGGGATAATGGGGACGACAGACACCATACTGCCCAAGGAGGAGGTGCAGGAGCTGGACAACGACTGGCTCATGGGGATCAACC
This Lolium perenne isolate Kyuss_39 chromosome 1, Kyuss_2.0, whole genome shotgun sequence DNA region includes the following protein-coding sequences:
- the LOC127311599 gene encoding NAC domain-containing protein 67: MVMAAAARRDAEAELNLPPGFRFHPTDEELVAHYLCARAAGRAAPVSIIAELDLYRFSPWELPERALFGAREWYFFTPRDRKYPNGSRPNRAAGAGYWKATGADKPVVHAGRTVGIKKALVFYHGKPPRGVKTDWIMHEYRLADASSSAAAKKKKSNDGTLRLDDWVLCRLYNKKNEWEKMQQDKAAMAAEASQSASCGETRTPESEIDNDPFPELEDSLPALQGIMGTTDTILPKEEVQELDNDWLMGINLDDLQLPWDDSYASFLSPVAAMKMEQDLTPFF